A genomic region of Echeneis naucrates chromosome 24, fEcheNa1.1, whole genome shotgun sequence contains the following coding sequences:
- the LOC115038242 gene encoding uncharacterized protein LOC115038242, with amino-acid sequence MAGTVHIDMAMILLLPLLSFTEYSPSSSSSVSAGYGYVITFPCEDTLACFHLWEIRTRRYIAIVTNGDILAAESEERKCFRQVKDLTVEDIGHHQCSERTNEFSTHSTAPVLNLLPAKTVSLQCVALTYLDKGLCRRVSLAWVDEDGVRIQEDAYHLIHRPSPCAITLTVTFQSPGNRTLRCQATVNEQIKTSAEFRLRAPALRGKGKGLTIDLEHNHQGGNLGKNWAAVGVVGCIVLTAVIAVIVVKRRRKNQLPNKDCSIQAGTISEIQIDDVIYADITFPAGSDRVLISEKESTEYACVRHI; translated from the exons ATGGCTGGAACAGTCCACATTGACATGGCGATgattctgctgctgccgctgctctCTTTCACAG AATACTCACCCAGCTCTTCATCTTCTGTTTCAGCAGGATATGGTTATGTTATCACATTTCCATGTGAGGACACTTTAGCCTGTTTTCACTTATGGGAGATCAGGACAAGACGGTATATTGCCATAGTTACTAATGGAGACATCCTGGCAGCTgaatcagaggaaagaaaatgctttCGACAAGTCAAAGATCTCACTGTGGAGGACATCGGACATCATCAGTGCAGTGAAAGGACCAATGAATTCTCCACTCACAGTA ctgccCCGGTGTTAAACCTCTTACCTGCTAAAACAGTGtcactgcagtgtgttgctcttACCTACTTGGATAAAGGACTTTGCAGAAGGGTCAGTCTGGCATGGGTGGATGAAGATGGTGTTAGGATCCAAGAGGACGCTTATCATCTAATACATCGACCGTCCCCTTGTGCTATAACTCTGACCGTCACCTTTCAAAGCCCTGGAAACAGGACGCTTAGGTGCCAGGCAACAGTGAACGAACAGATCAAGACTTCAGCTGAGTTTAGGCTCAGAGCTCCGG CCCTGAGAGGGAAGGGAAAGGGCTTAACCATAGACCTGGAACATAACCATCAAG GAGGCAACCTGGGCAAAAATTGGGCGGCTGTTGGGGTTGTGGGCTGTATAGTTCTGACAGCAGTTATTGCAGTGATTGTtgtaaagagaagaagaa aaaaccaGCTGCCTAATAAAGACTGTTCAATCCAGGCTGGTACCATCAGT GAGATACAAATAGATGATGTCATTTACGCTGACATTACGTTTCCTGCTGGCTCTGATCGAGTGCTGATCTCTGAGAAGGAGTCCACTGAATACGCCTGTGTTCGTCACATCTAG
- the LOC115037671 gene encoding mitochondrial basic amino acids transporter-like has product MDFVAGCIGGAAGVLVGHPFDTVKVRLQVQSIDKPLYRGTFHCFQSIIRQESVFGLYKGIGSPMMGLTFINAIVFGVQGNTMRLLGHDTPTNQFLAGAAAGAIQCVICCPMELAKTRMQMQGTGEKKSSRKLYKNSLDCLARIYNREGLWGVNRGMVTTLIRETPGFGVYFLAYDVLTRSLGCEPDDRYMIPKLLFAGGMAGIASWLSTYPVDVIKSRLQADGIGGVNQYSSIADCVRQSVRREGYMVFTRGLTSTLLRAFPVNAATFATVTLVLMYARGTEEGPQDCESSQPSHRAPIQQQA; this is encoded by the exons GTGCTGCTGGAGTCTTGGTTGGACACCCATTTGACACAGTTAAG GTGAGACTGCAGGTCCAGAGCATTGATAAACCACTGTACCGTGGGACCTTCCACTGTTTCCAGTCCATTATACGTCAAGAGTCG GTATTTGGTTTATATAAAGGCATCGGATCTCCCATGATGGGCCTCACATTCATCAATGCTATAGTGTTTGGTGTTCAAGGAAACACCATGCGTCTGTTGGGACATGACACCCCCACAAACCAGTTCCTTGCTGGCGCAGCAGCAGGTGCCATCCAATGTGTCATCTGTTGCCCCATGGAGCTGGCAAAGACCCGCATGCAAATGCAGGGAACTGGAGAGAAGAAATCCTCGAGGAAGTTGTACAAGAACTCCCTGGACTGTTTGGCACGAATCTACAACCGGGAGGGTCTGTGGGGCGTAAACAGAGGCATGGTGACCACACTTATTCGTGAGACACCTGGCTTTGGAGTGTATTTCTTGGCTTATGATGTGCTCACGCGAAGTCTAGGCTGTGAGCCTGACGATCGTTACATGATCCCCAAACTGCTGTTTGCGGGGGGCATGGCTGGCATCGCCTCCTGGCTCTCTACCTATCCTGTAGATGTGATCAAATCCCGTCTTCAGGCAGATGGCATTGGTGGAGTCAACCAGTACAGCAGCATTGCTGACTGTGTGAGGCAGAGCGTAAGGAGAGAGGGGTACATGGTGTTCACACGAGGCCTCACCTCCACGCTGCTACGAGCCTTCCCTGTGAATGCAGCTACCTTCGCCACTGTCACCCTCGTCCTCATGTACGCCCGGGGGACGGAGGAAGGACCACAAGACTGTGAGTCATCACAGCCAAGCCACCGTGCACCGATCCAACAGCAGGCCTGA